A part of Anaerotignum faecicola genomic DNA contains:
- a CDS encoding flavodoxin family protein gives MKVLLVNGSPNGHGCTYTALKEIEKTLRAEGVETEMFYLGNKPIGGCLGCGACKKLGKCVQEDVVNKLLPKALEADGIVLGAPVHYASAAGQASCAYDRLFVMSNGAFANKLGAAVVSCRRGGASATFDQLNKYFTISNMPVVSGTYWNQVHGNTPDEVKQDLEGMQNMRAIGRNMAWLLKCIEAGKNAGVALPEQEEKIKTNYIR, from the coding sequence ATGAAGGTACTTCTGGTGAACGGCAGCCCCAATGGGCACGGCTGTACCTATACGGCATTGAAGGAAATCGAAAAAACACTGCGCGCCGAGGGCGTGGAAACAGAAATGTTCTACCTTGGCAATAAGCCTATCGGCGGCTGTCTGGGCTGTGGCGCATGCAAAAAGCTTGGCAAATGTGTGCAGGAGGATGTGGTGAATAAGCTGCTGCCGAAGGCACTCGAAGCAGACGGCATCGTGCTTGGCGCACCTGTGCATTACGCCTCCGCCGCAGGGCAGGCCTCCTGCGCGTATGATAGATTATTTGTGATGTCCAACGGTGCCTTTGCCAATAAATTGGGCGCAGCTGTGGTTTCCTGCCGTAGGGGCGGCGCATCCGCAACCTTTGATCAGCTGAATAAATACTTTACCATCAGTAATATGCCCGTCGTTTCCGGTACATACTGGAATCAGGTGCATGGCAATACGCCGGATGAGGTCAAGCAGGATTTGGAAGGAATGCAGAACATGCGCGCCATCGGGCGGAATATGGCTTGGCTGCTGAAGTGTATCGAGGCAGGCAAAAATGCAGGTGTCGCTTTGCCCGAGCAGGAAGAAAAAATCAAGACCAACTACATCAGATAA
- a CDS encoding ABC transporter ATP-binding protein, which produces MLELKNICFSADGKQILKDINLRIDDAKFIVITGPNGSGKSTLARIISGILTPDSGQILLDGEDITALGITERARKGISFAFQQPVRFKGVTVKDLICLASGQDLSTADACQYLSEVGMCAKDYIDREVNASLSGGELKRIEIATVMARKTKLTLFDEPEAGIDLWSFKNLIDVFEKMHEEIQGSIIIISHQERILNIADQVVLLSAGEVKQIGTKEDVLPGLFGMETGCRYFKGGDE; this is translated from the coding sequence ATGTTGGAATTGAAGAATATCTGTTTTTCCGCAGACGGAAAGCAGATTCTCAAGGACATCAATCTCAGGATTGATGATGCGAAATTCATCGTAATTACAGGCCCCAACGGCAGTGGTAAATCCACTCTGGCAAGAATCATCAGCGGGATTCTGACCCCCGACAGCGGTCAGATTCTCCTTGACGGCGAGGATATCACAGCCCTCGGCATTACAGAGCGTGCAAGAAAGGGCATCAGCTTTGCCTTTCAGCAGCCCGTTCGTTTCAAGGGTGTTACCGTAAAGGATCTGATTTGTCTGGCGAGCGGACAGGATTTAAGCACAGCAGATGCCTGTCAGTATCTGTCCGAGGTTGGCATGTGCGCCAAGGATTACATCGACCGTGAGGTAAACGCAAGCCTTTCCGGCGGTGAGCTGAAGCGTATCGAAATCGCAACCGTTATGGCAAGAAAAACAAAGCTGACCCTGTTCGATGAGCCCGAAGCAGGCATTGACCTTTGGAGCTTTAAAAATCTGATTGATGTATTTGAAAAAATGCACGAAGAAATTCAGGGCTCTATCATCATCATTTCCCATCAGGAAAGAATTCTGAATATCGCCGATCAGGTGGTTCTGCTGAGCGCCGGCGAGGTAAAGCAGATTGGTACAAAGGAAGATGTTCTGCCCGGTCTGTTCGGCATGGAAACAGGCTGCAGATATTTCAAGGGAGGTGACGAATGA
- a CDS encoding MATE family efflux transporter has translation MIIEQFLAILVGMSDSIMVATVGEHAVSGVSLVDNIFVLLIYLFAALATGGAVVMGQYLGQNKHEKANRAVNQLILFTALFAICIMIGLYLARNLILHRVFGAIEANVMEASKTYLLIVSASIPFIALYNAGAAVFRTMGNSKVPMYLSMMMNAINVGGNAILIFGFGMGVAGAATSTLVSRVISAVAIIFLLCSPEHLLHLERPFSFKLDFGMLKKIAYIGIPNGLENGMFQLGKIMVLSMITGFGTAAIAANAVSNIIATFQVLPGMSVGMAVITVCSRCVGAGDYEAARYYTRKILKLVHILIIVFSVTTLVALPGIMHLYNLSDDAMTFTKQIIWYHGICCMLIWPEAFTLPNTLRAASDVKFCMILSIISMWVFRIAFSYIIGVRMGMGVLGVWIAMTIDWAVRAVLFIIRYRGKRWQHKSIA, from the coding sequence ATGATTATCGAGCAGTTTCTGGCTATTCTGGTTGGTATGTCCGACTCCATTATGGTTGCAACGGTCGGGGAGCATGCAGTTTCGGGTGTCTCTTTGGTGGATAATATTTTCGTTCTGCTGATTTATTTGTTTGCAGCTCTCGCAACAGGCGGTGCGGTGGTTATGGGGCAATATTTGGGGCAGAATAAGCATGAAAAAGCAAATAGGGCAGTCAATCAGCTTATCCTGTTTACGGCGTTGTTTGCGATCTGCATTATGATTGGGCTGTATCTGGCAAGAAACCTCATCCTGCATCGGGTGTTCGGTGCCATTGAGGCGAATGTAATGGAGGCATCCAAAACGTATCTTCTCATCGTTTCCGCATCCATCCCTTTTATTGCCTTGTATAACGCAGGTGCGGCAGTATTTCGTACTATGGGCAATTCCAAGGTGCCGATGTATCTCTCCATGATGATGAACGCCATCAATGTGGGCGGCAATGCCATCCTGATTTTCGGCTTTGGCATGGGGGTTGCGGGTGCGGCAACTTCGACGCTTGTTTCCCGTGTCATTTCCGCTGTTGCAATCATTTTTCTGCTTTGCTCTCCGGAGCATCTGCTGCATCTGGAGCGTCCGTTTTCCTTTAAGCTGGATTTCGGTATGCTGAAAAAGATTGCCTATATCGGCATTCCCAATGGTCTGGAAAACGGGATGTTTCAGCTGGGGAAAATCATGGTGCTGAGCATGATTACAGGCTTTGGCACGGCGGCGATTGCGGCGAATGCCGTTTCCAATATCATTGCAACCTTTCAGGTGCTTCCGGGGATGTCCGTCGGCATGGCGGTGATTACCGTCTGCTCTCGCTGCGTTGGGGCAGGGGATTATGAAGCGGCAAGATATTATACCCGTAAGATTCTGAAGCTGGTGCATATTCTGATTATCGTTTTCAGCGTCACCACGCTTGTGGCGTTGCCCGGCATCATGCACCTGTATAACCTTTCCGATGACGCAATGACCTTTACAAAACAGATTATCTGGTATCATGGTATCTGCTGTATGCTCATCTGGCCCGAAGCGTTTACTCTGCCGAATACGCTGCGTGCCGCCAGTGATGTAAAGTTCTGCATGATTTTGTCGATTATCTCCATGTGGGTATTCCGTATTGCCTTCAGCTATATTATTGGTGTCAGAATGGGCATGGGCGTTCTGGGTGTTTGGATTGCCATGACCATTGACTGGGCAGTGCGTGCCGTTCTTTTCATCATCCGCTATCGTGGAAAAAGATGGCAGCATAAAAGCATTGCATAA
- the lepB gene encoding signal peptidase I: MGNLSTTVKKEVISWVKTILLAAVLAGLVNSFLIVNAEVPTGSMENTIMAGDRILALRTSYWFDEPEAGDIVVFRYPDDETGKTLYVKRIIGTPGDTVEMSNGTVYVNGKALQEDYIAEVTQGSYGPYVVPDGCYFMMGDNRNHSQDSRFWRNQYVEKDEILGKVVLRYYKGFKWIS, encoded by the coding sequence ATGGGCAATTTGAGCACTACTGTGAAAAAAGAGGTCATCAGTTGGGTAAAAACAATTCTTCTGGCGGCGGTGCTGGCAGGGCTGGTCAATTCCTTCCTCATTGTAAATGCGGAGGTGCCGACGGGCTCCATGGAAAATACCATCATGGCAGGCGACCGCATCCTTGCACTCAGAACCTCCTATTGGTTTGATGAGCCGGAGGCGGGGGATATCGTGGTGTTCCGTTATCCGGATGATGAAACGGGCAAAACGCTTTATGTCAAGCGAATCATCGGCACCCCCGGTGATACCGTTGAGATGTCGAACGGCACGGTTTATGTCAATGGCAAGGCCCTGCAGGAGGATTACATCGCAGAGGTGACACAGGGCAGCTACGGCCCCTATGTTGTACCCGATGGCTGCTATTTCATGATGGGGGATAACCGCAATCATTCGCAGGATTCCCGTTTCTGGAGAAATCAATATGTAGAAAAGGATGAAATTCTGGGTAAGGTTGTTTTGCGTTACTATAAAGGCTTTAAGTGGATTTCCTGA
- a CDS encoding folate family ECF transporter S component, translated as MTEKQKSMTHRLVLMAMFVAVQIILSRFLSINLWNLKIGFSFIPIVLAGILLGPLSAGLVGLVADVLGATLFPIGAFFPGFSLTSFITAFGYGFFLHKNQSMKNIVAAVLFSKIVGTIFLDTLWISILYGAPFVAVLIPRLAQAAGMGVVEVLCICFMTKYVPQMKRVF; from the coding sequence ATGACCGAAAAACAGAAGAGCATGACACATCGCTTGGTGCTGATGGCAATGTTCGTAGCGGTGCAGATTATTCTGTCCCGTTTCCTTTCCATCAATCTCTGGAATCTGAAGATTGGCTTTTCCTTTATCCCCATCGTTCTTGCGGGCATCCTGCTGGGGCCTCTGAGCGCAGGCTTGGTGGGGCTGGTGGCGGATGTCCTTGGGGCAACCCTGTTTCCCATCGGCGCATTCTTCCCCGGCTTTTCGCTGACATCCTTCATCACCGCTTTTGGGTACGGGTTTTTCCTGCATAAAAACCAGAGCATGAAGAATATTGTTGCGGCGGTGCTGTTCTCCAAAATCGTAGGGACAATTTTCCTGGATACGCTTTGGATTTCCATTCTTTATGGTGCGCCCTTTGTTGCTGTGCTGATTCCCCGTCTTGCACAGGCAGCAGGCATGGGTGTTGTGGAGGTGCTTTGCATCTGCTTCATGACAAAATATGTGCCCCAGATGAAAAGGGTATTCTGA
- a CDS encoding polysaccharide deacetylase family protein, with protein MRMKRMLAFLLMGILLLSCGCSANSSSFSLLNRKKTLELTEKGVSYWAQYLEQQEVGKPQDVVEQEDHLSYLLQYPEIGKERIDARISEIVTEIRNAFDAEFTPTDEAGKEKKKTDAILYLGYESYLAKENQLSLVFFETHETNGALSPHTQIQVFHFDLEKDAEVTAESLQGNSFAKNASAYTEKYFTTTEPYKNGIFGNYKTLLAPDAGRFDRFALTKDGVLFYFDRYDLFPGSYGVVRLTIPYAEMQKKIEEPKKETPVPKEIRNKKMVALTYDDGPNPKATNAILDVLEKYDARATFFDLGSLVEKYPDVVKREEALGCEVGSHSYDHKNFNKLTNAEIAADVQKTAAAFRKVLGRDPAIFRPPYGNCKDSVKKQLPMSIYLWSVDTLDWKSRDAKAIVDVVKSAGNLDGKVILMHGIYGSTAEATATLVPYLQKQGYELVTVTELVEAKHGETPQKGKIYGYSYFK; from the coding sequence ATGAGAATGAAACGTATGCTGGCTTTTCTTCTGATGGGCATACTGTTGCTCTCTTGTGGATGCAGCGCAAACAGCAGCAGCTTTTCTTTACTGAACCGCAAAAAGACACTGGAGCTGACAGAGAAGGGTGTCTCCTACTGGGCACAGTATCTGGAGCAGCAGGAGGTCGGCAAGCCACAGGATGTGGTGGAGCAGGAAGATCACCTTTCCTATCTGCTGCAATATCCCGAAATCGGGAAGGAAAGGATTGATGCACGCATTTCGGAAATCGTGACGGAAATCCGCAATGCCTTTGATGCGGAATTTACCCCGACAGATGAGGCCGGAAAAGAGAAAAAAAAGACAGATGCAATTCTGTATCTGGGCTATGAAAGCTATCTTGCGAAGGAAAATCAGCTGAGTCTGGTGTTCTTTGAAACACATGAGACAAACGGCGCGCTTTCGCCGCACACACAAATTCAGGTGTTCCATTTTGATCTGGAAAAGGATGCAGAGGTAACGGCGGAAAGCCTGCAAGGGAACAGCTTTGCGAAAAATGCTTCTGCCTACACGGAAAAATACTTCACAACGACAGAGCCTTATAAAAACGGTATCTTTGGCAACTACAAAACCCTGCTTGCACCCGACGCAGGACGGTTTGACCGCTTTGCGCTCACGAAGGACGGCGTATTGTTTTATTTCGACCGCTATGACCTTTTCCCCGGCAGCTACGGCGTGGTGCGCCTGACGATTCCGTATGCGGAAATGCAGAAGAAAATCGAAGAACCGAAAAAGGAAACTCCCGTTCCCAAGGAAATCCGCAACAAAAAAATGGTTGCGCTGACCTACGATGACGGCCCGAACCCCAAGGCAACCAATGCCATTCTGGATGTTCTGGAGAAATATGACGCACGGGCAACCTTCTTTGATCTTGGCAGTCTGGTGGAAAAATATCCCGATGTGGTGAAGCGCGAGGAGGCGCTCGGCTGTGAGGTTGGCAGTCATTCCTACGATCATAAGAATTTTAATAAGCTGACCAATGCAGAAATTGCGGCAGATGTGCAGAAAACCGCCGCCGCCTTCCGCAAGGTGCTTGGCAGAGACCCTGCCATCTTCCGTCCGCCCTACGGCAACTGTAAGGACAGCGTAAAAAAACAGCTGCCGATGTCCATCTACCTCTGGTCGGTTGATACACTCGACTGGAAAAGCAGAGATGCCAAGGCGATTGTGGATGTGGTGAAATCCGCAGGAAATCTGGATGGGAAGGTCATCCTGATGCACGGCATTTACGGCTCTACCGCAGAGGCAACGGCAACCCTTGTGCCTTATCTGCAAAAGCAGGGCTACGAGCTTGTGACTGTTACCGAGCTGGTGGAGGCAAAGCACGGGGAAACACCCCAGAAGGGGAAGATTTACGGATATTCCTATTTTAAATAA
- a CDS encoding O-acetyl-ADP-ribose deacetylase, which produces MKRLSIVKGDIVKAKTDAIVNAANTSLLGGGGVDGAIHRAAGPELLAECETLHGCRTGEAKITKGYKLKAKYVIHTPGPIWRGGKWGEEDLLANCYRNCLALAKEYGVKSIAFPSISTGVYRFPIDLAAKIAVGEILHFLETDDTMEQIILVCFDEGTKAAYQKAFAELTA; this is translated from the coding sequence AGGTGATATTGTAAAGGCGAAAACAGATGCGATTGTCAATGCCGCCAATACATCCCTGCTTGGGGGCGGCGGTGTAGATGGTGCCATTCATCGGGCGGCGGGGCCGGAGCTTCTGGCAGAATGTGAAACGCTGCATGGCTGCCGTACAGGTGAAGCAAAAATCACGAAGGGCTACAAATTGAAGGCAAAATATGTCATTCATACGCCCGGTCCCATTTGGCGCGGCGGGAAATGGGGCGAGGAGGATCTTCTGGCAAATTGCTATCGGAATTGTCTGGCATTGGCGAAGGAGTATGGTGTCAAGAGCATCGCATTCCCTTCCATCAGCACGGGAGTATATCGATTCCCGATTGACTTAGCGGCGAAGATTGCCGTAGGCGAAATCCTGCATTTTCTGGAAACGGATGATACGATGGAGCAGATTATTCTGGTCTGCTTTGACGAAGGAACGAAGGCGGCGTATCAGAAGGCGTTTGCGGAGCTGACGGCATAA
- a CDS encoding SufB/SufD family protein yields the protein MLNDIVKNLLKEVSGIAEIPANAAFNIRNNSKSEGRHSTENIDIVPKEGGSGLDIYVKPFTKNENVHIPALITQDGVSEVVYNDFHIGEGAEIEIIAGCGIHNCGCDDSVHEGIHRFFLGKNSKVVYIEKHIGEGDGSGKRIINPQTHVEAEENAYIEMDTVQLKGVDSTKRVSSAKLGPGATIVIKEKIMTHGHQTAETSFDVSLDGAGSSAKLISRSVARDFSRQLFRSKIIGNTDCYGHSECDAIIMDNGVVAAEPEIIANHVDASLVHEAAIGKIAGDQLVKLMTLGLTEKEAEAQIINGFLK from the coding sequence ATGCTCAATGATATCGTAAAAAACCTTCTGAAGGAGGTTTCCGGCATTGCGGAAATCCCTGCAAATGCTGCATTTAACATCCGCAACAACAGCAAGAGCGAGGGCAGACATTCCACAGAAAATATTGATATTGTCCCCAAGGAGGGCGGCTCCGGTCTGGATATTTATGTAAAGCCCTTTACCAAAAACGAAAACGTACACATCCCTGCGCTGATTACACAGGATGGTGTGTCCGAGGTGGTTTATAATGATTTCCACATCGGTGAGGGTGCGGAAATTGAAATTATCGCCGGCTGCGGCATCCATAACTGCGGCTGTGATGATTCTGTCCATGAAGGGATTCACCGTTTCTTCCTTGGCAAAAATTCCAAGGTTGTTTATATCGAAAAGCACATCGGTGAGGGGGACGGCAGCGGCAAACGCATCATTAACCCCCAGACACATGTAGAAGCAGAGGAAAACGCCTATATCGAAATGGATACCGTTCAGCTGAAGGGTGTCGATTCCACAAAGCGCGTTTCCAGCGCAAAGCTTGGCCCCGGCGCAACCATCGTCATCAAGGAAAAAATCATGACACACGGACATCAGACGGCGGAAACCTCCTTTGATGTCAGTCTGGATGGCGCAGGCTCCAGTGCAAAGCTGATTTCCCGTTCTGTTGCAAGGGATTTCTCCAGACAGCTCTTCCGTTCCAAAATCATCGGCAACACAGACTGCTACGGTCACTCCGAATGTGATGCCATCATCATGGATAACGGCGTAGTTGCGGCTGAGCCCGAAATCATTGCGAACCATGTGGATGCATCTCTGGTGCATGAGGCGGCAATCGGCAAGATTGCAGGCGATCAGCTGGTCAAGCTGATGACCCTTGGGCTGACAGAAAAAGAAGCGGAAGCGCAGATTATCAACGGCTTCCTGAAATAA
- a CDS encoding PF20097 family protein yields MKCPFCGNEMKEGTLHSGGRYVQWKGVDAEGRKEEYLLAKSYMGGAKMEGHLCVECRKVILDIDQF; encoded by the coding sequence ATGAAATGTCCTTTTTGCGGAAATGAAATGAAGGAAGGCACGCTCCATTCCGGCGGCAGATATGTCCAGTGGAAGGGCGTGGATGCCGAAGGCAGGAAAGAGGAATACCTTCTGGCAAAGAGCTATATGGGCGGTGCCAAAATGGAAGGGCACCTCTGTGTAGAATGTAGAAAAGTGATTCTGGATATCGATCAATTCTAA
- a CDS encoding DUF1858 domain-containing protein, which translates to MKVTKDMTIGELLMADRGAGMILMQNGMHCVGCPSAAGETLEEASMVHGMDCDKLVTELNAYLEAK; encoded by the coding sequence ATGAAAGTAACAAAAGATATGACAATTGGCGAGCTGCTGATGGCAGACAGAGGCGCAGGCATGATTCTGATGCAGAATGGTATGCATTGTGTTGGCTGCCCTTCCGCCGCAGGCGAAACACTGGAGGAAGCATCCATGGTACACGGCATGGACTGCGATAAACTGGTTACAGAGCTGAATGCTTATCTGGAAGCAAAATAA
- the abc-f gene encoding ribosomal protection-like ABC-F family protein has protein sequence MILACRQLHKAYGIDVILEKITFHIEEREKAAIVGVNGAGKTTLFKVLTGEISADGGEFYLKKDASLGYLAQNIQIDSDRTIYEEMLSVFEKIIQTETNLRELENEMGNLSGQALAEKMEDYATLQHYFEQNDGYSYQSRLRGVLKGLGFADNDFNRPMNQLSGGQKTRVHLAKLLLSKPDILLLDEPTNHLDIAAIEWLEDFLRSYPGAVLIISHDRYFLDRIVTKVIEIENKKSTVYNGNYSFFWQQKEINREMQQKAYEMQQKEIKHQEDVIRTLRSFNREKSIKRAESREKALGKLERVDRPDALPNQMRLTLTPFLTSGNDVLHAEELSKSYGGQRIFRNVSFDVKRSDKVAIIGPNGVGKSTLFRMLLKEVPTDSGLIRFGTNVFIGYYDQEQAKLDETKTIFEEIADTYPTLTQGQIRNMLAAFVFTGDDVFKPISALSGGEKGRVSLAKIMLSKANLLMLDEPTNHLDMFSKEVLESALNRYEGTVIYISHDRYFINKTAEKILELTPDGVILYNGNYDYYLEKKAERARNEAEKAAQHPEKSVAAAQPVSDTKNDWLKQKEQQAAERRLANRIAKLEKAIEETEAAIAQADEDMAACGTDYGKANEIYAEKTKLEERLEALFAEWEELNS, from the coding sequence ATGATACTTGCATGCAGACAATTACACAAGGCATACGGCATCGATGTGATTCTGGAAAAAATCACCTTCCATATCGAAGAACGCGAAAAAGCCGCTATTGTAGGGGTAAATGGTGCCGGGAAGACGACGCTTTTCAAGGTTCTGACCGGCGAAATTTCTGCCGATGGCGGTGAATTTTATCTCAAGAAGGACGCATCCCTGGGCTACCTTGCTCAGAATATTCAGATAGACAGCGACCGCACGATTTATGAAGAAATGCTATCGGTTTTTGAAAAAATCATTCAAACAGAGACAAATCTTCGTGAATTAGAAAACGAAATGGGAAATCTGAGCGGACAGGCGCTGGCGGAAAAAATGGAGGACTATGCCACTCTGCAGCATTATTTTGAACAGAATGACGGCTACAGCTACCAGAGCCGCCTGCGCGGTGTGCTGAAGGGGCTTGGCTTTGCCGACAATGATTTCAACCGCCCGATGAATCAGCTTTCCGGCGGACAGAAAACACGCGTGCATCTGGCAAAGCTGCTGCTTTCCAAGCCGGATATCCTGCTGCTGGACGAGCCGACCAACCATCTGGACATTGCGGCAATCGAATGGCTGGAGGATTTCCTTCGCTCCTATCCCGGTGCAGTGCTGATTATTTCCCACGACCGCTATTTCCTTGACCGCATTGTGACAAAGGTCATTGAAATCGAAAACAAGAAATCAACGGTTTATAACGGGAATTATTCCTTCTTTTGGCAGCAGAAGGAAATCAATCGTGAAATGCAGCAGAAGGCATACGAAATGCAGCAGAAGGAAATCAAGCATCAGGAGGATGTCATCCGCACACTGCGCTCCTTCAACCGCGAAAAATCCATCAAGCGCGCGGAAAGCCGCGAGAAAGCCCTCGGCAAGCTGGAGCGTGTGGACAGGCCGGATGCCCTGCCGAATCAGATGCGGCTGACCCTAACCCCCTTTCTGACAAGCGGCAACGATGTGCTGCATGCGGAGGAGCTTTCCAAATCCTACGGGGGACAGAGAATTTTCCGCAATGTTTCCTTTGATGTAAAACGCAGCGACAAGGTTGCCATTATCGGCCCGAACGGGGTTGGGAAATCCACGCTGTTTCGGATGCTTCTGAAGGAGGTGCCGACGGACAGCGGTCTGATTCGCTTCGGCACAAATGTATTTATTGGATATTATGACCAGGAGCAGGCAAAATTAGACGAGACAAAGACGATTTTTGAGGAAATCGCAGACACCTACCCCACCCTGACGCAGGGGCAAATCCGCAATATGCTTGCCGCCTTCGTATTCACAGGGGATGATGTATTCAAGCCGATTTCCGCACTTTCCGGCGGCGAAAAGGGGCGCGTTTCTCTGGCGAAAATCATGCTTTCCAAGGCGAACCTGCTGATGCTGGATGAACCGACGAACCATCTGGATATGTTCTCGAAGGAGGTTCTGGAAAGTGCGCTGAACCGCTACGAGGGTACGGTGATTTATATTTCCCACGACCGTTATTTTATCAACAAAACAGCGGAGAAAATTCTGGAATTAACGCCGGATGGGGTGATTCTTTATAACGGGAATTATGATTATTACTTAGAGAAAAAGGCAGAGCGTGCCAGAAACGAGGCAGAAAAGGCGGCACAGCATCCGGAAAAAAGCGTTGCCGCGGCACAGCCTGTGAGCGATACGAAGAATGACTGGCTGAAGCAAAAGGAACAGCAGGCGGCAGAGCGCAGGCTGGCGAACAGGATTGCGAAGCTGGAAAAAGCCATCGAGGAGACCGAAGCGGCGATTGCGCAGGCAGATGAGGACATGGCGGCGTGCGGCACAGATTACGGCAAGGCGAATGAAATTTATGCAGAGAAAACAAAGCTTGAGGAAAGGCTTGAGGCTCTTTTCGCAGAATGGGAGGAGCTGAATTCGTAA
- a CDS encoding redox-sensing transcriptional repressor Rex, with amino-acid sequence MDSEKKISPAVINRLPRYYRYLGDLLESDITRISSKELSAKMNITASQIRQDLNNFGGFGQQGYGYNVEYLYNEIKKILGLDRLYNMIVIGGGNIGQALVNYTNFEKRGFVIKAVFDINPRLIGMTIRGVEVYDIDQMEEYVKNNPVDVAILTLPRSQAVKVANDLAKWGVKGMWNFSHVDLQVPDDVLVENVHLTDSLMTLLYKINEMYYSGEDMHEHQLKDGLPVKPVQENEEL; translated from the coding sequence ATGGACAGCGAAAAGAAGATCTCACCGGCAGTAATCAACAGATTGCCCAGATACTACCGTTACTTAGGCGACCTGCTGGAAAGTGATATTACTCGCATTTCCTCAAAAGAACTCAGCGCAAAAATGAATATCACTGCCTCCCAGATTCGTCAGGATTTGAACAATTTCGGCGGCTTTGGGCAGCAGGGCTACGGGTATAATGTGGAATACCTTTACAATGAAATAAAAAAGATTTTAGGTCTGGATCGATTGTATAATATGATTGTCATTGGCGGCGGCAATATCGGACAGGCTCTGGTGAACTATACCAATTTTGAGAAGCGTGGTTTCGTCATCAAGGCAGTCTTTGATATCAATCCCCGTCTGATTGGGATGACTATTCGTGGTGTCGAGGTTTATGATATCGACCAGATGGAGGAGTATGTCAAAAATAACCCCGTGGATGTTGCCATTCTTACCCTTCCTCGTTCGCAGGCGGTGAAGGTTGCAAATGATCTGGCAAAATGGGGCGTAAAGGGCATGTGGAACTTCAGCCATGTGGATTTGCAGGTTCCCGATGATGTTTTGGTGGAAAATGTACACCTGACGGACAGCCTTATGACCCTGCTCTACAAAATCAACGAAATGTACTATAGCGGTGAGGATATGCATGAGCATCAATTAAAGGATGGTCTGCCTGTAAAGCCGGTGCAGGAAAACGAAGAATTATAA